A genome region from Salvia splendens isolate huo1 chromosome 19, SspV2, whole genome shotgun sequence includes the following:
- the LOC121779948 gene encoding phospholipid-transporting ATPase 1-like — translation MMKGSHQQRPLLIPSPRTPGKEELPYTPVNASIDASIPVSSKPYSESQIEVSGDLVRNPSSQSIQSKSSSSYSIKEVSFREGNDVVVDPVVRYGSSGSNPVRYGSRGASSGGFASSYKEIKDEDARLVYVNDPVRTNEKRFKFAGNSIRTSKYSFLTFLPRNLFEQFHRIAYIYFLVIAILNQLPQLAVFGRGASILPLAMVLFVTAVKDAYEDFRRHRSDRIENNRVASVLVNGEFGDKKWKDICVGEVVKISENQTLPCDMVLLSTSDATGVSYVQTTNLDGESNLKTRYAKQETQAKASLLGEIGGLLIKCEKPNRNIYGFQANMEIEGKRISLGPSNIILRGCELKNTAWVVGVVVYAGKETKAMLNNAGAPSKRSRLEKHMNKEIIILSLFLVTLCTVVSICHGVWLRRHREELYLMQFYRKYDYSEPEVKKYEYYGWGMEIFFVFLMSVIVFQIMIPISLYISVELVRIGQAFFMIRDDRMFDKSTNSRFQCRALNINEDLGQIKYVFSDKTGTLTENKMEFQCASIGGVDYDNGKAITTEDGQTGYSVQVDGMVFRPKMTVKVDQDLLHLSKMKHTDEGKHLCDFLVALAACNTIVPLTVETSDPAVKLIEYQGESPDEQALVYAAASYGFMLVERSSGHIVIDIQGERQRFNVLGLHEFDSDRKRMSVIIGCPDHSVKVFVKGADTTMFQVIDKSLNLNMVKATESHLHAYSSKGLRTLVIGMREMSTSEFEQWQSSYDSASTALMGRANLLRKVANNVENNLKLLGASGIEDKLQQGVPEAIESLRTAGIKVWVLTGDKQETAISIGYSSKLLTSKMTQIVINNKTKDSCRKSLDDALQLYKKLSNVSNSNDAGNGAGTNQLALIIDGTSLVYILETELEEKLFELSSKCTAVLCCRVAPLQKAGIVALIKNRTDDMTLAIGDGANDVSMIQKADVGIGISGQEGRQAVMASDFSMGQFRFLVPLLLIHGHWNYQRISYMILYNFYRNVVLVFVLFWYVLFTGFTLTTAITDWSSVLYSVIYTSLPTIVVGILDKDLGRSTLLKYPQLYGAGQRGESYNGNLFWFTILDTLWQSIAAFFIPLFAYWDSTVGISALGDLWILAVVILVNVHLAMDVIRWYTITHIAVWGSILATFICVMVIDALPFLPGYWAFFMIAKTKLFWMCLLGIVVSGLVPRFVVKVFVQHCKPNDIQIARAAEKFGYLQGDSETEMNPIFDLPQRTATT, via the exons ATGATGAAGGGCTCACACCAGCAGCGGCCTTTGCTGATTCCTTCTCCAAGAACACCGGGTAAAGAAGAGCTCCCTTACACTCCTGTGAATGCTTCTATTGATGCTTCAATTCCTGTTTCTTCCAAGCCTTATTCAGAATCCCAGATTGAAGTGAGTGGTGATTTAGTGAGGAACCCTTCTTCTCAATCGATTCAGTCAAAGTCCTCTAGCAGTTATTCAATTAAGGAGGTGAGCTTTAGGGAGGGGAATGATGTGGTTGTGGATCCTGTTGTTAGGTATGGTAGCTCGGGTTCGAACCCGGTTCGGTATGGCTCTAGGGGGGCTAGCTCTGGGGGGTTTGCTTCATCTTATAAGGAGATCAAGGATGAGGATGCTAGGTTAGTGTATGTGAATGATCCTGTGAGGACTAATGAGAAGAGGTTTAAGTTTGCTGGGAATTCGATTAGGACTTCGAAATACAGTTTTCTCACCTTCTTGCCTAGGAACTTGTTTGAGCAGTTTCATAGGATAGCTTACATATACTTTCTTGTGATTGCCATTCTCAACCAGCTTCCCCAGCTGGCTGTTTTCGGCCGGGGAGCTTCCATTCTGCCGTTGGCGATGGTGCTGTTTGTGACGGCTGTTAAGGACGCGTATGAGGACTTCAGGCGCCATAGGTCGGATAGGATTGAGAATAACCGGGTGGCGTCAGTGTTGGTGAATGGAGAATTTGGGGATAAGAAATGGAAGGACATTTGTGTTGGGGAGGTTGTTAAGATCTCTGAGAATCAGACTCTCCCTTGTGATATGGTGTTGCTCTCGACTAGCGATGCTACTGGCGTGTCGTATGTGCAGACTACGAATTTGGATGGGGAGTCGAATTTGAAGACGCGGTATGCGAAGCAGGAGACTCAGGCGAAAGCCTCGTTGTTGGGGGAGATAGGTGGGCTGCTGATCAAGTGTGAGAAACCGAATAGGAATATATATGGTTTTCAGGCAAATATGGAAATTGAAGGAAAGCGTATTTCTCTTGGGCCGTCTAATATAATCTTACGTGGCTGTGAGCTGAAGAACACGGCTTGGGTGGTTGGTGTTGTGGTTTATGCTGGGAAGGAGACAAAGGCAATGCTTAACAACGCAGGAGCTCCGTCCAAGAGAAGCCGTCTTGAGAAGCACATGAACAAGGAGATCATCATCCTGTCGCTTTTTCTTGTGACGCTGTGTACCGTGGTCTCCATTTGTCACGGTGTTTGGTTAAGACGCCACCGGGAGGAGTTGTATCTGATGCAGTTTTACAGGAAATACGACTACTCGGAGCCTGAAGTTAAGAAATACGAATATTATGGCTGGGGAATGGAGATATTCTTTGTGTTTCTCatgtctgtgattgttttccaAATTATGATTCCCATATCGTTGTACATATCCGTGGAGCTTGTTCGTATTGGCCAGGCTTTTTTTATGATCCGAGATGACAGGATGTTTGACAAATCCACCAATTCGAGATTCCAGTGCAGGGCATTGAACATAAATGAAGATTTGGGGCAGATAAAATATGTTTTCTCTGACAAAACTGGCACTCTGACCGAGAACAAGATGGAATTTCAGTGTGCAAGCATTGGAGGAGTAGACTACGACAACGGGAAGGCCATCACTACTGAAGATGGGCAAACCGGATACTCAGTTCAAG TTGACGGAATGGTTTTCAGGCCAAAGATGACGGTGAAAGTTGATCAAGACCTTCTCCACTTGTCAAAAATGAAACATACAGACGAAGGCAAACATCTTTGTGATTTCCTCGTGGCCTTGGCTGCTTGCAACACCATTGTGCCTCTCACTGTTGAGACTTCCGATCCTGCTGTGAAATTGATAGAATATCAGGGGGAGTCTCCTGATGAACAAGCATTGGTCTACGCTGCTGCCTCGTATGGATTTATGCTCGTTGAACGCTCTTCTGGCCACATAGTAATTGACATCCAAGGCGAAAGGCAAAG GTTCAACGTCTTGGGTTTGCACGAGTTTGATAGTGATCGGAAGAGGATGTCAGTTATCATAGGATGCCCGGATCACTCAGTGAAGGTTTTCGTAAAAGGAGCTGACACAACAATGTTCCAAGTGATAGATAAGTCCTTGAACTTGAACATGGTAAAAGCGACTGAGAGTCATCTTCATGCTTACTCATCAAAGGGATTGCGAACACTTGTCATTGGGATGCGGGAAATGAGCACATCTGAATTCGAGCAATGGCAGTCGTCTTATGATTCAGCAAGCACAGCCTTGATGGGCAGAGCAAATTTACTTCGTAAAGTTGCCAACAACGTGGAGAACAATCTTAAACTATTAGGTGCATCTGGGATCGAGGATAAACTGCAGCAGGGCGTGCCAGAAGCAATTGAGTCTTTAAGAACGGCCGGTATCAAGGTCTGGGTTCTAACCGGTGACAAGCAAGAAACAGCCATCTCGATTGGCTACTCGTCCAAGCTACTGACGAGTAAGATGACACAGATAGTGATAAACAACAAAACTAAGGACTCATGTAGGAAGAGCTTGGATGATGCTTTGCAACTCTATAAGAAGCTCTCGAATGTCTCCAATTCCAACGATGCCGGCAATGGAGCTGGAACTAATCAACTTGCCTTAATTATCGATGGAACGAGCCTTGTGTACATTTTAGAGACTGAACTTGAGGAAAAG CTTTTCGAGTTATCTAGCAAATGTACTGCAGTATTGTGTTGCCGTGTGGCTCCTCTGCAGAAAGCCGGTATAGTAGCCCTCATAAAGAATAGAACAGACGACATGACCCTCGCCATTGGTGATG GAGCGAATGACGTTTCCATGATTCAAAAGGCTGATGTGGGCATTGGAATCAGCGGCCAAGAAGGAAGGCAAGCCGTCATGGCATCAGATTTCTCGATGGGACAGTTCAGATTTCTGGTCCCGCTATTGTTAATACACGGACACTGGAATTATCAACGGATCAGCTACATGATACTGTACAATTTCTATAGGAATGTAGTTCTTGTTTTCGTTTTGTTCTG GTATGTTCTCTTCACTGGATTCACCCTGACAACTGCAATCACCGATTGGAGCTCTGTGCTGTATTCAGTAATATACACGTCATTGCCTACAATAGTCGTGGGAATTCTCGACAAGGACTTAGGTAGAAGTACTCTCCTCAAGTATCCTCAGCTCTACGGTGCTGGACAGAGGGGAGAGAGCTACAACGGGAATTTATTCTGGTTCACAATATTAGACACGTTATGGCAAAGCATAGCTGCCTTCTTCATACCTCTCTTTGCTTACTGGGATAGCACCGTTGGTATTTCCGCCTTGGGAGACCTTTGGATACTCGCAGTCGTGATTCTGGTTAATGTACATCTGGCCATGGACGTGATCAGATGGTACACGATCACTCACATTGCTGTCTGGGGATCTATACTCGCGACTTTCATCTGCGTCATGGTCATCGATGCCTTGCCCTTCCTGCCTGGTTACTG GGCCTTCTTCATGATCGCGAAGACGAAGCTATTCTGGATGTGCTTGCTTGGCATCGTGGTATCAGGACTGGTTCCTCGTTTCGTCGTGAAAGTGTTCGTACAGCATTGTAAGCCAAACGATATTCAGATCGCCAGAGCAGCGGAGAAATTTGGATATTTGCAAGGAGATTCAGAAACAGAGATGAATCCCATTTTTGATCTTCCACAGAGAACTGCCACTACTTAG
- the LOC121778293 gene encoding uncharacterized protein LOC121778293 — MNPQFNPHLHNPNNQIQLNGANAPAQHQVMMNQGNLGQINPQFRPGMLNNAQPPMPPFNNPNPFFGQNQFIPFPQGAFHNLNANNLPQPFAQNAVNPAQFMPNWPMNVPNLVQNVTQLLQMQMMNGAPQNLGLFMNAQAAAGSNNVALSQPVGGNSLPSMNHNNAPTKGIGAHHAQRNWDVFAPGAANPQSDAGVVSDANDRKNNWRKPREKNITGNLKHNKSQRGFGNKQFHPRQNAQGNFNFNNENRGKGNKNFAGKNFNASSHSEQTQMGKKRPLMLNYTEQEIKHWHEERKKNYPSQANTEKKLKKNPKQPEVEDETAKIRRQQLKEILAKQAELGCEVAEIPSCYLSDPEQQAGGNRQNNKPFGKRDRFQTSLTRREDSRRVAASPRDKDMKTSKKEPSLLKKLLSSEIKKDKKHLLQVFRFMVVNNFFKNWPEKPLEFPKVIVKESGNESEILKPETDMIEDGEYVGETTITS, encoded by the exons ATGAATCCCCAGTTCAATCCTCACCTCCACAACCCAAACAATCAAATTCAGCTCAATGGAGCTAATGCTCCAGCTCAACATCAg GTTATGATGAACCAAGGTAATTTAGGGCAAATTAACCCTCAATTTCGGCCGGGAATGCTCAATAACGCTCAGCCGCCAATGCCGCCGTTTAATAACCCAAATCCCTTTTTCGGTCAAAACCAATTTATCCCCTTCCCACAGGGCGCTTTCCACAACCTAAATGCGAACAATTTGCCTCAGCCGTTCGCTCAGAATGCCGTCAACCCTGCTCAGTTCATGCCCAATTGGCCAATGAATGTGCCGAATTTAGTGCAGAATGTCACGCAGCTTTTGCAAATGCAAATGATGAATGGTGCCCCTCAAAATTTGGGTCTTTTCATGAACGCTCAAGCGGCAGCAGGAAGTAACAATGTGGCCTTGTCGCAGCCCGTTGGTGGGAATAGTTTACCCAGTATGAACCATAATAATGCCCCAACCAAAGGTATCGGTGCTCATCACGCACAACGAAATTGGGATGTCTTTGCTCCTGGTGCTGCAAATCCGCAG AGTGATGCTGGAGTAGTTAGTGATGCGAATGACAGAAAGAATAACTGGAGAAAACCTCGTGAAAAGAACATCACTGGGAACCTCAAACATAACAAATCACAGAGAGG ATTTGGCAACAAGCAATTTCATCCTCGCCAAAATGCACAAGGGAACTTCAACTTCAATAATGAAAATCGAGGAAAAG GTAACAAAAATTTTGCAGGGAAGAACTTTAACGCATCCAGTCATTCTGAGCAAACTCAAATGGGAAAAAAGAG GCCTCTCATGTTAAATTATACAGAACAAGAAATTAAACATTGGCATGAAGAGCGCAAGAAAAACTACCCATCACAAGCCAACACGGAGAAG AAGTTGAAAAAGAATCCCAAACAGCCTGAGGTTGAAGATGAAACCGCAAAGATAAGACGACAG CAACTGAAAGAAATATTGGCAAAACAAGCTGAATTAGGCTGTGAAGTGGCAGAAATACCATCTTGTTACCTATCGGATCCCGAGCAACAGGCAGGTGGTAACAGACAAAATAATAAGCCATTTGGGAAGAGAGACAGATTTCAAACAAGTTTGACAAGAAGGGAAGATTCCAGAAGGGTGGCCGCTTCTCCAAGAGACAAAGATATGAAAACG AGTAAAAAGGAGCCATCTCTGTTGAAGAAACTACTAAGCTCTGAGATCAAGAAAGATAAGAAACATCTGCTGCAGGTTTTCAGGTTCATGGTTGTGAATAACTTCTTCAAGAATTGGCCCGAAAAACCTCTGGAATTCCCCAAAGTTATTGTCAAAGAATCTGGCAATGAAAGCGAGATTTTAAAACCGGAAACGGACATGATTGAAG ATGGTGAATATGTAGGTGAAACCACCATAACAAGTTGA
- the LOC121779285 gene encoding S-protein homolog 5-like: MKSFEAKALLLSVAVVLVLIASCDAVYKKTVVGIVNQATGNPITVHCYSGDDDLGFKKLGFGESFAWSFRYSVLGNTKYICNINTDFGSGSYVAYTEGFIVDKCGLNCVWIVKPDGPCLQQTQGPLLCQKWQR; the protein is encoded by the coding sequence ATGAAGTCGTTTGAAGCAAAGGCTCTACTCCTCTCTGTGGCAGTCGTCTTGGTGTTGATCGCCTCGTGCGATGCTGTGTACAAAAAGACGGTGGTGGGAATAGTGAATCAGGCTACGGGAAACCCTATCACGGTCCACTGCTACTCTGGCGACGACGATCTGGGATTCAAGAAGCTCGGGTTTGGCGAGTCTTTCGCATGGTCGTTTCGCTACAGCGTGCTCGGGAACACCAAGTACATCTGCAACATCAACACGGACTTTGGCTCTGGTAGCTACGTGGCGTACACAGAGGGCTTCATCGTCGATAAGTGCGGGCTCAACTGCGTTTGGATCGTGAAGCCGGACGGGCCGTGTCTGCAGCAGACGCAGGGCCCTCTCTTGTGCCAGAAATGGCAGAGATGA
- the LOC121779955 gene encoding putative glycerol-3-phosphate transporter 1, with protein MCSTGDPVPEARYTKPLGIRFVEYVKGSAISYKAHQAIVLIITFFAYLAYHATRKTTSVVKSALDPQSPDVALKSIFFWRREPLQGARNSALGAGWAPFNGPDGTALLGELDVAFLFVYAIGMFFSGHVGDRMDLRIFLTIGMVGTGLFTALYGVGYWASIHLFYYYLIVQMLAGLFQSTGWPSVVAVVGNWFGKKKRGLIMGVWNAHTSLGNITGSVVASVLLKYGWGWSMAIPGFGIVFVGLVLFFFLPVSPDSVGASIDDDDEVSSPRKEGDELGVPLLSASSDHRNAVGFLEAWRIPGVASFSLCLFFSKLVAYTFLYWLPFYISHTAIEGRYLSNEESGNLSTLFDVGGVVGGILAGHISDRLDARAITAASFMYCAIPALFFYRNYGHVSMTLNIVLMLITGMFVNGPYALITTAVSADLGTHSSLKGNSRALATVTAIIDGTGSIGAAVGPLLTGYISTSSWSAVFTMLMGAALVAGLLLTKLVMAEVASKIQGARTHEAPRPTPSDLEV; from the exons ATGTGTTCGACTGGAGATCCTGTTCCGGAGGCAAGATACACCAAGCCCCTGGGGATACGGTTCGTTGAGTATGTTAAAGGATCGGCCATCTCATACAAGGCTCATCAAGCCATTGTCCTGATAATAACATTCTTCGCATACTTGGCCTACCACGCTACAAGGAAAACCACCAGTGTGGTGAAAAGTGCACTTGATCCACAGTCTCCTGATGTAGCCTTGAAATCCATCTTCTTTTGGAGACGGGAGCCGCTACAAGGAGCTAGAAATTCGGCTCTTGGAGCTGGATGGGCGCCCTTTAATGGCCCGGATGGTACTGCATTGCTTGGGGAGCTTGATGTTGCTTTTCTATTTGTGTATGCTATTGGGATGTTCTTTTCTGGACATGTGGGAGATAGGATGGATCTTAGGATATTTCTAACCATAGGGATGGTTGGAACCGGTTTATTTACCGCCCTTTATGGAGTTGGATACTGGGCTAGTATTCActtgttttattactatttgaTTGTCCAAATGCTTGCTGGATTGTTCCAATCGACTGGATGGCCGTCTGTGGTTGCGGTTGTGGGAAATTGGTTTGggaagaagaaaagagggcTTATAATGGGTGTCTGGAATGCTCATACTTCTCTTGGTAACATTACAGGTAGTGTAGTTGCTTCTGTATTGTTGAAGTATGGCTGGGGTTGGTCCATGGCCATTCCGGGTTTTGGTATTGTGTTTGTTGGCTTGGTGCTGTTTTTTTTCCTACCAGTTAGCCCTGATTCTGTTGGAGCtagtattgatgatgatgacgaagtGTCGTCTCCTAGGAAAGAAGGGGATGAATTGGGAGTACCTTTGTTAAGTGCAAGCTCAGATCATAGAAATGCTGTTGGATTCCTTGAAGCATGGAGAATACCTGGTGTTGCTTCTTTCTCCCTTTGCCTTTTCTTTTCCAAATTGGTGGCCTACACATTCCTCTACTGGCTCCCCTTTTATATTAGTCATACAG CCATTGAGGgcagatacttatcaaatgaggaATCTGGAAACCTGTCTACATTGTTCGACGTTGGAGGTGTGGTTGGAGGGATCTTGGCAGGCCACATCTCCGATCGTTTGGATGCAAGAGCCATAACAGCAGCTAGCTTCATGTACTGTGCCATACCGGCTCTCTTCTTCTACAGAAACTACGGGCACGTGTCCATGACTCTGAACATCGTGCTCATGCTGATCACCGGGATGTTTGTTAACGGGCCATACGCTCTCATAACAACTGCTGTATCTGCTGATCTGGGAACACACAGCTCGTTGAAGGGAAACTCACGGGCTCTAGCCACGGTCACTGCTATAATCGACGGAACAGGGTCAATCGGGGCTGCTGTCGGGCCACTGCTGACAGGATACATATCAACCAGTAGCTGGAGTGCCGTTTTCACAATGCTGATGGGTGCAGCTCTCGTAGCCGGCCTGCTTCTAACGAAGCTCGTCATGGCTGAGGTGGCTTCGAAGATCCAAGGTGCAAGGACGCACGAAGCTCCAAGGCCAACGCCTTCGGATTTGGAGGTATGA